From the Solanum stenotomum isolate F172 chromosome 4, ASM1918654v1, whole genome shotgun sequence genome, one window contains:
- the LOC125862694 gene encoding UPF0481 protein At3g47200-like: MFQGKMKEEDISYTNVKRNDDELRDIVPEEEDLAQSIDEKMKNVSSFRRFNRVPQELKKGSEYSYSPKLVSIGPFHHGVDNLKTMEEHKWCYLNTLVSRKPINTQTILDNCVKTLRNLEDKARKCYGENTFEQIGSNEFVQMMLLDSCFLIELFIKFVIKGFRRRDDILFINYDMFFRLRCDLILLENQIPFFILNQMFHLVPIPKECTYSLMQLALLFFRKLIPGDGLVTIQKFGPNVHHILDLIHHCYLPTSPQVHSNGTQKHMHNVLHLHDVGIKFKKAISDSVMNVRFTKDRVLEIPSLKIHSYSEILFKNMVALEQCGTFRSGTKHVASYVYLMKSLVRSADDASYLTDREILHSSLYNDDEIFQLMMRLHVEFDVKDFYYSGICEKVNGYKKKNKWKKCSQKISNVYKKTAKGISC; this comes from the coding sequence ATGTTTCAAGGAAAGATGAAGGAAGAAGATATATCTTACACAAATGTCAAGAGAAATGATGATGAATTACGCGATATCGTGCCAGAAGAAGAAGATCTTGCACAATCAATTgatgaaaagatgaaaaatgtcTCAAGTTTTCGACGTTTCAACAGAGTTCCTCAAGAACTTAAAAAGGGAAGTGAATATAGTTACTCTCCTAAATTAGTCTCAATAGGTCCTTTTCATCATGGAGTTGATAACCTTAAAACTATGGAGGAACATAAGTGGTGTTATCTCAACACACTTGTTAGTAGAAAACCAATAAACACACAAACCATTTTAGATAATTGTGTGAAAACACTTAGAAATTTAGAGGATAAAGCAAGAAAATGCTATGGTGAAAACACATTTGAACAAATTGGAAGTAATGAGTTTGTTCAAATGATGTTACTTGATAGTTGTTTTCTTATTGAGCTCTTTATCAAGTTTGTTATAAAGGGTTTTCGACGTAGAGATGATATACTCTTTATCAACTACGACATGTTTTTCCGTCTTAGATGTGACTTGATTCTACTCGAAAATCAGATCCCATTCTTTATCCTTAACCAAATGTTTCACTTAGTTCCAATTCCTAAAGAATGTACTTACTCCCTCATGCAACTTGCTTTACTCTTCTTTAGAAAACTGATTCCTGGTGATGGACTTGTAACTATACAGAAATTTGGTCCTAATGTTCACCATATACTGGACTTGATTCATCATTGTTATCTTCCAACGAGTCCACAAGTTCACTCGAATGGAACACAAAAACATATGCATAATGTGTTACATCTTCATGATGTAGGGATCAAGTTCAAGAAAGCAATAAGTGATAGTGTCATGAATGTAAGATTCACTAAAGACAGAGTTTTGGAAATTCCATCATTGAAAATACATAGCTACTCTGAGATTTTGTTCAAGAATATGGTGGCATTGGAGCAATGTGGAACCTTTAGAAGTGGAACAAAGCACGTTGCGTCTTACGTTTACCTCATGAAAAGTCTTGTAAGGTCTGCAGATGATGCAAGTTATTTGACAGATAGAGAGATTTTGCATAGCAGTTTGTATAATGATGATGAGATTTTTCAACTGATGATGAGGCTTCATGTGGAGTTTGATGTCAAGGATTTTTATTATAGTGGAATTTGTGAGAAAGTTAATGGatacaagaagaaaaataagtgGAAAAAATGCAGCCAGAAAATTAGCAATGTATATAAGAAGACTGCCAAAGGAATTTCAtgctaa